Genomic segment of Borreliella spielmanii:
CAAAAACATAAATAAATACACTAACAAGTTCAGGAGAATTTAAATTACTAAAAATATAAGGTGCAAAACCGGATATCCCAATAAGCAAAATAACTACAAAAATGCCTAAAAGAAATCCTAAAAAAGATAAAAAAAATCCAACCGATCTAACATGTTTCTTATCGTAAATCATTAAATGCCCAATAACAACGCCTGTTGCAAGTCCCATACCATGAAGCAATACAAAACAAATGTCAAAAAGATTTGATGCAACAGCAAATGAAGCATATTCAATGCTTCCAACACGAGCATAAAATGCATGTAAAATAGTTATACTCAAGACCCAAAAAATCTCATGGGATAAAACGGGTATAATAAGCTTTAAATTAGCTCTAACAACTATTTTTGAAGCAAAAAAATCGCTAAACTTTATCCGATAATATGAATTTTTATTTAAAAGACTATATGAAAAATAAAAAACAAACTCCACAATTCTAGCAAGCACAGTAGCATATGCAGCACCTTTTATTCCCATGCCAAAACCAAAAATAAAAATATAATTAAAAACAATATTTATTAAAACAACAATAGAAGTAACATATAAAGGTATTTTTACTTCTTTAGCGCTCTTAAACCCCATAGCCGATAAAAAAGAATATGCCATTAATATATAAGACCAAGAAATAATTTTTAAATACTCTGATCCAAAATTTAAAGAATTTTGATTGGTTGTAAATAGTTTAATAATGTTTTTTGGGAAAAAAAATGAAAATATAAAAAAAATTATTCCTATTGTAGTTCCAATTGA
This window contains:
- a CDS encoding MATE family efflux transporter, giving the protein MVKKFKNYDQIIKELFIIAIPTAFESLLFQMVTFFDNFMISYLGSFHVTGVSLANRVTFLFFIIVFGLGTALSSYVSQAIAKKKFLQIKQSFAYMLSIGTTIGIIFFIFSFFFPKNIIKLFTTNQNSLNFGSEYLKIISWSYILMAYSFLSAMGFKSAKEVKIPLYVTSIVVLINIVFNYIFIFGFGMGIKGAAYATVLARIVEFVFYFSYSLLNKNSYYRIKFSDFFASKIVVRANLKLIIPVLSHEIFWVLSITILHAFYARVGSIEYASFAVASNLFDICFVLLHGMGLATGVVIGHLMIYDKKHVRSVGFFLSFLGFLLGIFVVILLIGISGFAPYIFSNLNSPELVSVFIYVFASIVVFKAFTAQVLVGVFRASGIPNVCFFIESGVIVFYTLPIAYLLVFYTNLSLPIVIFIVNGEEIIKNVFIIIEFFHDDWIREIDYEELD